Within the Plasmodium relictum strain SGS1 genome assembly, chromosome: 12 genome, the region ATGAAATCAGAAGagaataaaaaagatgaaaatttGTATGAcgaaaaaatgttaaaaaaaaaaaaaaaaatggaaaacaTGTATTTAATGTTAAATAGATCTACGAGAGATACCACGAGACAAAAAACAGAGCAAATGCAGCAGCTTTCTGAATTaagaagaataaaaaaagaaaatcgttttaaaaaattttacgaaagtagaaaaagaaaaaaatctATGCAAAGAGAAATGACAAGAGAAGAAAGACTTGAAGAAGCAAAATTAACTGAGCAATTTAATATTCAATCACTACTACAATTACAAGCTTGGgaggaagaaaaaaaaaaatatattgaaaataagaaaattatataccATAAACCTAAAAGTGTTTTTATTAGTTATTCttattctaaaaatataattaatccTTTAAGTgaaaatttgaaatataatttaGATCTCTATTATCCTAATAAGGAAggagaaaatataaataatgtttTAACAGAAAATACTATATCAGTTAATACGAACATATtagaaaatgatataaaaaataactgtgatataaataaaatgaatgaaaatataaaaatagatgaTTCTTTAGAACAACCTATTCAAAGTAAAAACACGATTGACAAAGAACAAATGAATGAATCAAATATCCAAACTGCTAAATTAGAAGAACTaagtaaaaaagaaaataatgaaaatgataaagtaataattgaaaatattaatgaaaatataaaagtagaaatggaattttttaatgagaaagataatataaaaaatgaaaatttgaatgaaaacaagaaaataaatattgaaaatttaaatgaatgtgaagatttaaatatacaatatttaaataaaaatgatgaattaaattttgatattttaaataatgataaaaaatgtgtaaataaaaactcttCTAAGTtatcaaaagaaaaagagaataaTATCTATATAGAGGAAAAACAACTTTACATTGTTACAGAttataatgatttaaaaatgtatagtaattataataataataaggaAACAttagagaaaataaaaaataaaaataatatttgtgCAATAACAAATTTAGAAGGAAAATATTTTGATccattaacaaaaaaatattattataatgcAGAggcatttaaaattttaagattTTTACATCATAAAAAAGTTTATGATGAAGTTAATAATCAGATTTGTCTTATTGTTAATctttttaaaagtaaattaGACGAAATTGAAGGTAATGTTGAAAATACTACTTTTGATAATACTTTAaaatagtttttattttaaatacatGTTTTCATACTGGCATACATTGTATTACTAATCTTTATTTTAcaatttatttcttattttatttttctccatattttttttgaaaagtgttgataaaagaaaaataataaaaaacacTACGCaataaaagttatttttatccttttttttcttttttttttttattttaaaattatttgtttttattccGTTTTGAtttctctttattattttaaaatgaacTTTTTTAGTAGAATAAATTAtactctaaaaaaaaaaattattataaatgggATATACATAGtatgtttattatttttttataactctAAAAAGGAATACTATTGAACACAACAAACAATCAAAAATGATGTAACGATgttgaaataattaaaatcaaagaataaaattatattaaagatAAAACATAATTtgataataagaaaaatatagaatatatatatagttaataatattaattcatttataaaaaattttattcatttcatTATACttgcattttttatttaaaaaggtAAATTcatattcttaaaaataaaaaggggCTTTAATAATGTATACTTAAAGTaactataaaatttatttgaaaaaaatatattgataaTGTTATGAGATAAATAATATCATACTAGTATTTATAATGTTAATATTACtcaatatatattatcattactATTAATAGGACcactatattattattttatttcattattatttttttttaatatttatttcaatttatttatttttttttttttttttttttgtgcaCCTGGTTGCCTATATCTCATTTTGTTCTAAAGTGTGTGAATACCTATAAgacataatttattttattttattttttttttttttttgcactattaaaattttgttttatgaattatgaataatatataattactaATTAAAATTTAGAAATTACTTTGTTATGAGATCAttgattataaaaaagatacaAAACTATATTTAAATTGTATTATGGATAATTTTTGAAAAggtgaatatatatatttttttctatatattaattattatcgataaaaattattagatatatataaaagtaagattataatatatataaaaacttaattttgtatgaaaatttaaagagctaaaaaaaaaaaaaaattgaaataaattagaaacaaaatattattctttcaagttcataattaaaattacaataatctattttattatttattaaaatttaaggAAAGTGCATttgaaattatattttttattattagtgTAACTAttgttctatttttttaatatttttagaatttcATAGAAAAAACAtgacatattttaaaattttatattttagatAATAAATGGTAacttatattataaaaaatcaatcatatttttaaggttagaataaaatttttttcttaattttaaaaaaaagtaaaacaGAACAAATCAactgaaatttttttttttttttgtaacaagtaaaaatacaaatattgtaaatgaaaattttatacattttttaaatatattcacctaaataaaataaatattttaacatcttttattttctttttcttttttaatattttgtaCCAGGAGCTAGAATATGTTAAAGTTCTACtttctaattttattatgtgTTCGTTAGAAAcctaaaaataagaaaaaaaaaagaagctttaactaaaatataatatgaattatatatatatatataaatatataataaaaatttagaatttCTATTAAtagattttattttttatatatagataaggaatttatatatagaaatatatatatttatatatttatgtttatttcttttttttcttacactcttctatatttatttttaaaaattttttatcttatatatttttatttttatattgttttGTATTGTTTAGaagtatttataaattaattttttttcctattaattttattatattatattactaatttatgtaaaatatgttgtcaaataattttattagtcttattctattatattttataaattttatatatatatatatatatttaatgaaataaaattttctttattcttttcataaacatatatttggtagttttttttttttcactatatatatatgtatatatataaactaattttatattatctttttttttaatatatatgaaactttatttttttttagatttttttaaaatatcctTTATgcattttaaaagaatttttttttgaaaaaaacatattaagaagaaatgaaaataaaataaaaaattatgtatatagtaataaatcaaattatCGTCAGTTGGAagagaagaaaaatatttatgatattggaaatttaaaaaatttattatattttcagtCGAAATTGGATAAAactataagaaaaaaaaatttagaagctaaaaaattaagaaaattgCATAAAGCTGCTAAAAATGgagatattattaataacatatctaataatgaagaaaaggAGAACAATGAAGAAGATATAAAGgctaatatagaaaaaaaacaaaagtatacagatataaaatatttagacaacaaaaaaaaagaagaaaaaaatataaaagaaagtCAGATACATTATTCTGATAATGATAGAAATATAGAAAAggatatttcaaaaaatcaTTTATCTTATTTGAAGAATGATACCATCCCATATGAAACAAATGAAAAGactaatttaaatttaactCAGAATGAGGAAACTTACAAGAATAAATTAGATGAAGAAATTAATAAGACTCAAGatgataaatttataaaaagacATGAATATTCCTATAGTGTTccagatttaaaaaaaaataaaaatattaatagtcATGAAGATACAAATTTTAGTAATATACTTCAGAATTTAGGTTTTTATAAACCTATAGAAGcactaaaaaattattttggatatttcagaaaaaaaaataatgaaaagaatgaaacaaatgaagaaaagaatgaagaaaatgaaaaaaagaatgaagaaaatgaaaaaatgaatgaagcaaatgaaaaaaagagtgaagaaaatgaaaagaataaaaaagagaTAAAAAATGGTCAAACTTTAACTGGGGACAAAAACCATGGGAATACAAACAAAGTAAGTAACCAAAAAACAGAGAATGAAAATCTAAAAAACGAAAATGATAAAGTAGAGactataaaaaaggaaagtaAAATACAAATAGATAAagaggaaataaaaaatggaaaagaGCAAATAAAAAACTTAAATGGAGAgaataatgatgaaaatgacGAGATAAAATTATTGTCTGAaagtaacaaaaaaaatagaaaaaatgatattCATGAGCATGTGTATaatataattgaaaaaagtgcatcaaaaaaaaattttaatttaagaAGAAAAGATCTTAAAGAATTATTAGATGTTAATGAATtagttaaaaatataaaatcgGTTTTAGGTATCAAATCAAATATACATGAAAAATTTGAACacgaaaaattaatattaaaagattGCAATTATGAATCATTTGGTCCTGAATTTTGTAGTGTTGATGAACAAGCAAAGGAAACATTGTGggaatttgaaaaaaagaaaaactctgtctttttgtttataatattatttactttGATCTTCAGTTTGGCTATCCAAAatattgtttattttattgaaaaaagCGTCAGAAATTCAAAAGACCAATTTAGAAAAGATCTTCTTAATACAGCATTTAGACAAATATCtttaataacaataattaatttaacaATCTGGGGAATACTTCAATCAAATATTGCTGAAGCTTTagatgaaattatttttaatgatgtaagaacataaaattttcaatgaaaagaaaaaatgaaaagaaattaattgtaaatttatatatatatgtacattttatttttagatattaccaaaagaaagaaatgttgaTAAAGTTCTTCATAATGTTGAGCCACttttagaaataatttttgaaaaaattctttttatttctatgaATTTTTTAGTATGGTAAATGAATAAACATTATATGCATAtacaatatttataaaataatattaaaactatatattatccttatattattattattattattatttttttttttagttattctatatttataataaatatacattttgtaacaagaaaaatattaaaatggTTTTCAGAAGCTGATAATTGTGATGTTTCAAATGTagtaaaagaaatgaaagaTTCCAAAAGAACAtgtttttctaatttttttttttttaagaatgtAAGAAATTCTAAATATTTAGCCCACAGGtaaattatacatatatgaaaaaaagaaatggtttaatttttttatatgatgatgcatatatatttttaaatcatataaaataaattttcatattctAATGATAGATATGATTTTTCTGAAAATGTTGATGCTATAAGTATTCCTGGTCTAGATCCCAATGGATATTACTACTATGAGTATATGAGAGCTTGTTTACTAAAATACAATGTCAAATTAATAAGAATTCCAAATGCcgttatattatttttaatatttatatgtatttctTTAAGGTATACaattaagaaaattaaaatttttcaaaatatatgtaacaaaaatattatatttttttttttttctttctagaccattttttaatataagaTTAAAAGCagaagttatttttttaaatactttaTCAGTTATTTGTATTTTGGGATtgatacttttatttttttacgtaaaaaaggaaaaacaTATGTTTATGtagatatattaaattatatatatatatgcattattttatatatcattattatattatctaTTAATtccaaaaaatataaacaatttttatttttaataattttaatagttGTATAACATAGATAAAAAGTTATTACCAAAAGacatttcaaaatatttactAAGTAGATATCATATTGAAACATCTGAACAAagtaaaaaagatattatccctttttataaattaacaaaacaaaaagtaaaaagaaaattatatatatatatatatatatatataaattttaataattgaataaataatttattataaaaattcaagttaattttttttataaaattaattttttttttttttttagtctATATATCCCTCTACattaaactattttttttttaaaacaacaTTTCCAAACAAACATGaacaattattttatttttgggGAAATGGGCCACCtctaattaattttatttttcaagttaaaagaagaaataatatatacaataaaaactTTCTAgtttttaagaataaaaaattatgttaagAAAATAATTGTGAACTCAtgtattcatatatttatttatttattatttatcttCAGACATTGTGTTTTtgcttttta harbors:
- a CDS encoding YL1 nuclear protein, putative — its product is MRKKKNTKNNKKGSDYALVDESDESKNDESDIENEKEEEEEEEEEEEEEDEDEDEDEDEEGDDNEEKEEEEQEEDDDEDDEDEEDEEDEEDEDYELKNYGIALEMPKRKNRGKNMKKLIGEDLEKDEQFWNDSMWEEEEIDEEYVNSEGEEEYKDVTDSDFDDDEEEEEEEDENRNENEFDEEKKKKKKIYSYLEKLKKQKKNNMLKYNYMKKRKFNETENKNNNKLEECDEEMKSEENKKDENLYDEKMLKKKKKMENMYLMLNRSTRDTTRQKTEQMQQLSELRRIKKENRFKKFYESRKRKKSMQREMTREERLEEAKLTEQFNIQSLLQLQAWEEEKKKYIENKKIIYHKPKSVFISYSYSKNIINPLSENLKYNLDLYYPNKEGENINNVLTENTISVNTNILENDIKNNCDINKMNENIKIDDSLEQPIQSKNTIDKEQMNESNIQTAKLEELSKKENNENDKVIIENINENIKVEMEFFNEKDNIKNENLNENKKINIENLNECEDLNIQYLNKNDELNFDILNNDKKCVNKNSSKLSKEKENNIYIEEKQLYIVTDYNDLKMYSNYNNNKETLEKIKNKNNICAITNLEGKYFDPLTKKYYYNAEAFKILRFLHHKKVYDEVNNQICLIVNLFKSKLDEIEGNVENTTFDNTLK